Proteins from one Triticum urartu cultivar G1812 unplaced genomic scaffold, Tu2.1 TuUngrouped_contig_5844, whole genome shotgun sequence genomic window:
- the LOC125529782 gene encoding uncharacterized protein LOC125529782 — MARGKVAEWIRKRAMPRKSAAGRRSRASGTSEPILRDAEESWSGVSGAPAPMPAGKAAGSGNGVNGGTPARSSSKARAVGFLSALRWRPRLNVLAVVYEKVVYHVMWLVESVVVVGRLVFFLMRFGFKQL, encoded by the coding sequence ATGGCGCGCGGTAAGGTGGCCGAGTGGATACGGAAGCGGGCGATGCCGAGGAAGTCGGCGGCGGGGCGCCGGAGCAGGGCCAGCGGGACGTCGGAGCCGATACTAAGAGACGCGGAGGAAAGCTGGAGCGGCGTCAGCGGGGCGCCGGCGCCGATGCCTGCTGGAAAGGCCGCCGGGAGCGGGAACGGTGTCAATGGCGGCACGCCGGCGCGCTCGAGCTCGAAGGCCCGGGCGGTCGGCTTCTTGTCGGCGCTGCGGTGGCGGCCGCGCCTGAACGTGCTGGCGGTGGTGTATGAGAAGGTGGTGTACCACGTGATGTGGCTGGTGGAGTCCGTGGTGGTGGTGGGGAGGCTCGTCTTCTTCCTCATGCGCTTCGGCTTCAAGCAGCTCTGA